In a genomic window of Thermosynechococcus sp. CL-1:
- a CDS encoding nucleotidyltransferase domain-containing protein, with protein MRLTDQQVQQICQTVAALVGTEAEVWLFGSRVNDDLKGGDVDLLIRLSHPVENPALVSARLSAKISRAMAGRKVDILLWAPNLQRQPIHDWAQQTGVRLQC; from the coding sequence TTGCGATTAACGGATCAGCAAGTGCAGCAAATTTGCCAGACGGTGGCGGCGCTGGTAGGTACCGAAGCCGAAGTGTGGTTGTTTGGTTCGCGGGTGAACGATGACCTAAAGGGCGGCGATGTGGATTTATTGATCCGGCTGTCTCACCCCGTTGAGAATCCTGCCCTTGTCAGTGCTCGACTCAGTGCCAAAATCAGCCGCGCCATGGCAGGTCGTAAAGTGGACATTCTCCTCTGGGCACCCAATCTCCAGCGGCAGCCGATTCACGATTGGGCCCAACAAACGGGAGTTCGCCTTCAATGTTGA
- a CDS encoding DUF561 domain-containing protein gives MLHPRLAAAFEQRSVLKIISGLNNFDRDRVRAVVTAADQGGATFVDIAADPELVRLAKELTMLPICVSAVEPLQLLNAVAAGADLVEIGNYDSFYAQGRVFSAEEVLVLTRQTRELLPQIMLSVTVPHTLPLDQQVALAEALVAAGADVIQTEGGTSSQPHHSGTLGLIEKAAPTLAAAYEISRAVAVPVLCASGLSTVTIPLAIAAGAAGVGVGSAVNQLNSEVAMVASVRALAEAVKGAIALHR, from the coding sequence ATGCTGCATCCGCGTTTAGCCGCTGCCTTTGAGCAGCGTTCTGTTCTCAAGATTATTAGTGGCCTCAACAATTTTGATCGCGATCGCGTGCGGGCGGTGGTGACTGCTGCCGATCAGGGGGGTGCCACTTTTGTGGATATTGCTGCCGATCCTGAGCTGGTGCGCCTTGCCAAGGAACTAACGATGCTGCCCATCTGTGTGTCTGCGGTGGAGCCATTACAGCTGCTGAATGCCGTTGCCGCTGGTGCCGATCTGGTGGAAATCGGCAACTACGATAGCTTCTATGCCCAGGGGCGGGTGTTTAGCGCTGAGGAAGTGCTGGTATTGACGCGCCAAACTCGCGAGTTGCTGCCCCAAATCATGCTGTCAGTAACCGTGCCCCACACGCTGCCTTTGGATCAACAGGTTGCCCTCGCTGAGGCCTTGGTGGCCGCTGGTGCCGACGTGATTCAAACCGAAGGGGGAACCAGTAGCCAACCCCACCACAGTGGCACGTTGGGTCTCATTGAAAAAGCAGCCCCGACATTGGCGGCAGCCTACGAAATTTCCCGCGCCGTTGCGGTGCCGGTGCTGTGTGCTTCGGGGCTTTCGACAGTGACGATTCCCTTGGCGATCGCTGCTGGGGCTGCGGGTGTCGGGGTCGGCTCTGCCGTCAACCAACTCAATAGTGAAGTGGCCATGGTGGCCAGTGTGCGTGCCCTCGCCGAAGCAGTCAAAGGTGCCATCGCCCTCCACCGCTAA
- a CDS encoding GTP-binding protein, whose amino-acid sequence MTVPVTVLTGYLGAGKTTLLNRILTHEHGKKVAVIVNEFGEVGIDHQLVVNTDEEIFEMNNGCICCTVRGDLIRIIGNLMKRRHKFDHLVIETTGLADPAPVIQTFFMDEDIRSQTHLDAVITVVDAKHIHYHWQADEAQEQIAFADVILLNKTDLVSEADLAQLRDRIHAMNPLAKVYYTQQAAIPMEHILDVGGFDLERALELDPDFLGEDHHEHDESVGSVAIVAEGKLDGAKLQTWLSQLLQTQGPDIFRMKGILHLAEQPQPFVFQGVHMLFDGRPLDRPLGHQRNELIFIGRNLDESQLRQAFRACLV is encoded by the coding sequence ATGACCGTTCCCGTTACAGTGCTCACTGGCTACTTGGGTGCCGGTAAAACCACACTCCTCAATCGCATTCTCACCCACGAACACGGCAAGAAGGTCGCTGTCATTGTCAACGAGTTTGGCGAAGTGGGCATTGATCATCAACTGGTGGTCAATACCGATGAAGAAATTTTCGAGATGAATAATGGCTGCATTTGCTGTACGGTGCGCGGCGACTTGATTCGCATTATTGGCAACCTGATGAAGCGGCGGCACAAGTTTGATCACCTTGTTATTGAAACCACGGGGCTTGCCGATCCCGCACCCGTCATTCAAACCTTCTTCATGGATGAGGACATCCGCAGCCAAACTCACCTAGATGCCGTGATTACCGTGGTGGATGCCAAGCACATTCACTACCACTGGCAAGCGGACGAAGCCCAAGAGCAAATTGCCTTTGCCGATGTGATTTTGCTCAATAAAACGGACTTGGTAAGCGAAGCAGACCTCGCCCAGTTGCGCGATCGCATTCATGCCATGAACCCCTTGGCCAAAGTGTATTACACCCAGCAGGCCGCCATCCCCATGGAGCACATCCTCGATGTGGGGGGCTTTGACCTTGAGCGGGCCCTCGAACTCGACCCAGACTTTCTTGGCGAAGATCACCATGAACACGATGAATCTGTGGGTTCTGTGGCCATTGTTGCTGAGGGCAAATTGGATGGCGCTAAGCTGCAAACGTGGCTGAGCCAGTTGCTGCAAACCCAAGGCCCCGATATTTTCCGCATGAAGGGGATTTTGCACCTCGCGGAGCAGCCCCAGCCCTTTGTTTTTCAGGGGGTGCATATGCTCTTTGATGGTCGTCCCCTCGATCGCCCCCTTGGCCATCAGCGCAATGAACTCATCTTTATTGGCCGCAACCTTGATGAAAGCCAACTGCGCCAAGCCTTTAGAGCCTGTCTTGTTTAG
- a CDS encoding RsmB/NOP family class I SAM-dependent RNA methyltransferase, which produces MPSPSTAKPVVKLSRLAVACANRLFETAGDRERFLEALTTPPPYPATVLWCRESASPLPFEPLPPLSWQPPWVSRFAPGSRTGQHPLHEVGAYYCLDSSSVFAAVPLLTLPQEPSLVIDVCAAPGGKSLFAWRSLQPRYLICNETIGKRVGMLISNLKRCRVHPVGVTAWDSEVLAAEFQGAADVVIVDAPCSGQSLLAKGQKADGCFHPLTIRHNQRRQKRILAAATALVRPGGWLLYSTCTFSQDENEDVAAWLMAKFPQWVPQPVAALAAYQSHLAAFPCYRLWPHQGEGAGAFTILWQHQGKGESNPLPDLGERRALGDRWRWQSNSQPA; this is translated from the coding sequence GTGCCATCGCCCTCCACCGCTAAGCCTGTGGTGAAGCTCTCCCGATTGGCTGTGGCCTGTGCCAACCGTCTCTTTGAGACTGCCGGCGATCGGGAGCGTTTTTTAGAGGCTCTCACCACCCCCCCGCCCTACCCTGCCACGGTGCTGTGGTGTCGCGAGTCAGCGTCCCCCTTACCCTTTGAGCCATTGCCGCCACTTTCTTGGCAGCCCCCTTGGGTGAGTCGCTTTGCCCCCGGCAGCCGTACCGGTCAACACCCTCTCCATGAGGTCGGGGCTTATTATTGCTTGGATAGCTCATCGGTGTTTGCGGCGGTTCCGCTGCTGACGCTGCCCCAAGAGCCGTCATTGGTGATTGATGTGTGTGCGGCGCCCGGCGGCAAGAGCCTCTTTGCGTGGCGATCGCTCCAACCCCGCTACCTCATCTGTAATGAAACCATTGGCAAACGGGTGGGGATGCTGATTAGCAATCTCAAACGCTGTCGAGTGCATCCAGTGGGCGTCACCGCTTGGGATAGTGAGGTGCTGGCTGCTGAGTTCCAAGGCGCTGCTGATGTGGTGATTGTGGATGCCCCCTGCTCCGGCCAATCCCTGCTGGCCAAGGGACAAAAAGCCGACGGGTGCTTTCATCCTCTGACGATTCGCCACAACCAACGGCGACAAAAGCGAATTCTGGCGGCAGCAACTGCCCTTGTGCGTCCGGGGGGATGGCTGCTCTATAGCACCTGCACCTTTAGTCAGGATGAAAATGAGGATGTGGCGGCTTGGCTGATGGCCAAGTTTCCGCAGTGGGTTCCTCAACCTGTGGCGGCACTGGCGGCCTATCAATCCCATCTAGCAGCCTTTCCCTGCTATCGGCTGTGGCCCCACCAAGGGGAAGGGGCGGGAGCCTTTACAATTCTCTGGCAGCATCAGGGTAAGGGGGAATCAAACCCACTACCCGATTTAGGGGAACGTCGCGCCTTGGGCGATCGCTGGCGCTGGCAATCGAATTCCCAACCGGCATAG
- the glgP gene encoding alpha-glucan family phosphorylase: MKPIRTFNVRPHLPQRLEPLRELAYNLYWTWNTEAIALFRRLDPELWEQTNHNPVALLGRIRQDRLLDAAADNGFLAQMERVISQFQEYAQPVQTWYQQTRTDAPPGECIAYFSLEFGLTECLPIYSGGLGVLAGDHLKSASDLGLPLVGVGLLYQKGYFSQYLSADGWQQERYPSNDFYTLPLKLVTTGQGQEHRIRVDYPNREVQARVWQVQVGRVPLYLLDTNLPENSTYDQQITDYLYGGDMDMRIHQEMLLGIGGVRLLHSLGLRPTVYHMNEGHSAFLSLERIRQLITEEQLTYDEALQVVKASQLFTTHTPVPAGIDLFPADKVTYYVGHYAEAFNLSQQEFLSLGRVNPGAFQEPFSMANLAIHTASFVNGVSALHGEVSRQMFQGLWPNLPPTEVPITSITNGVHARSRVSEPLQYLLDIYLGPQWSDAPLADPLWSRVSSIPDEELWRIHEICRYQLVMFVRSRLQRMLEEQGASSAELTQAAEVLDPTALTIGFARRFATYKRATLFLRDVERLRRILLGSVPVKTGAKQRRPIVQFVIAGKAHPKDNPGKELIQEIIHFTRQEGMANHIAFIPDYDMHVAKMMVAGCDVWLNTPLRPQEASGTSGMKAAMNGLPNLSTLDGWWDEADYVKTGWAIGHGETYDDRHYQDQVEANALYERLERDVIPLFYDRDENGVPRGWVQKMKAALALNTPQFNTARMVREYAHRGYFPASDRSFILKENNYAAAKELARWKAHIFEHWYSIQIIGVETSAEHNLEVNELVEVKAVIALGALLPSDVQVILFQGRVNEAGTLEEACPTLMTFVGTTPEGRSLYTAEMSYDTSGHQGIALQLLPRHAYLSHPYEMGLVLWA; this comes from the coding sequence ATGAAGCCCATCCGCACGTTTAACGTTCGTCCTCACCTGCCGCAACGTTTGGAACCCCTGCGGGAACTGGCCTACAACCTCTACTGGACGTGGAACACGGAGGCGATCGCCCTCTTTCGCCGCCTCGACCCAGAACTGTGGGAGCAAACAAACCATAACCCTGTCGCCCTTTTGGGACGCATTCGCCAAGATCGCCTCTTGGATGCGGCGGCCGACAACGGCTTTTTGGCACAGATGGAGCGGGTGATCAGCCAATTTCAAGAATATGCCCAGCCTGTGCAGACGTGGTACCAGCAAACGCGCACGGACGCGCCTCCCGGCGAGTGTATTGCCTATTTTTCCCTTGAATTTGGCCTCACGGAGTGCCTGCCAATCTATTCGGGGGGCTTGGGGGTCTTGGCCGGAGATCACCTCAAATCCGCCAGTGACTTGGGACTGCCCTTGGTGGGGGTGGGGCTGCTCTATCAAAAGGGCTATTTTTCGCAGTACCTCAGTGCCGATGGCTGGCAGCAGGAACGCTATCCCAGCAACGATTTTTATACCCTGCCCCTCAAGCTGGTCACTACTGGCCAAGGTCAAGAGCATCGGATTCGAGTGGACTACCCCAATCGAGAAGTCCAAGCACGGGTTTGGCAAGTTCAGGTGGGTCGGGTTCCCCTTTATCTTTTAGACACAAACCTGCCAGAAAACAGTACCTACGATCAGCAGATCACCGACTACCTCTACGGTGGGGACATGGACATGCGCATCCATCAAGAGATGTTGCTGGGCATTGGTGGCGTGCGTCTGCTCCACAGCTTGGGGTTGCGACCAACGGTTTATCACATGAATGAGGGGCACTCCGCCTTTTTATCCCTAGAGCGCATTCGCCAACTGATCACCGAAGAGCAGCTTACCTACGATGAAGCCTTGCAGGTGGTCAAGGCCAGCCAGTTGTTTACCACCCATACCCCCGTGCCTGCGGGGATTGATCTGTTTCCTGCCGATAAGGTGACGTACTATGTCGGCCACTATGCTGAGGCCTTTAACCTCTCACAGCAGGAGTTTCTCTCCTTGGGTCGTGTCAATCCGGGGGCTTTTCAAGAACCCTTTAGTATGGCGAACCTAGCCATTCATACCGCTAGTTTTGTCAATGGGGTGAGCGCGCTCCACGGTGAAGTCTCCCGCCAGATGTTCCAAGGTCTGTGGCCCAATCTGCCGCCGACGGAGGTGCCGATTACCTCGATTACCAATGGCGTCCATGCTCGCAGTCGCGTTTCTGAACCATTGCAATACCTGCTGGATATTTACCTTGGGCCGCAGTGGTCTGATGCGCCCTTGGCGGATCCCCTCTGGTCGCGGGTCAGCAGTATTCCCGATGAGGAGTTGTGGCGTATCCATGAGATTTGCCGCTATCAGTTGGTGATGTTTGTGCGATCGCGCCTACAACGGATGCTTGAAGAGCAGGGCGCCTCTAGTGCTGAATTGACGCAAGCGGCAGAAGTGCTGGATCCGACCGCCTTGACCATTGGCTTTGCCCGTCGCTTTGCTACCTATAAACGCGCCACTCTCTTTTTGCGGGATGTGGAACGGCTGCGGCGAATTTTATTGGGATCCGTACCGGTGAAAACGGGAGCGAAGCAGCGGCGGCCGATTGTCCAGTTTGTGATTGCGGGGAAGGCGCACCCCAAGGACAACCCCGGCAAAGAACTGATTCAGGAAATTATTCACTTTACGCGCCAAGAGGGCATGGCCAACCACATTGCCTTTATCCCGGATTACGATATGCACGTGGCAAAAATGATGGTGGCGGGGTGTGATGTCTGGCTGAATACCCCTTTGCGGCCTCAGGAGGCCTCGGGAACCAGCGGCATGAAGGCGGCTATGAATGGGCTACCGAATTTAAGTACATTGGACGGTTGGTGGGACGAGGCGGACTATGTGAAAACGGGTTGGGCGATTGGCCACGGCGAAACCTATGACGATCGCCACTATCAAGATCAAGTGGAAGCCAATGCGCTCTATGAACGGTTGGAGCGGGATGTCATTCCCCTCTTTTACGATCGCGATGAAAATGGTGTGCCGCGCGGCTGGGTGCAAAAGATGAAGGCAGCCCTTGCTCTCAATACGCCTCAGTTTAACACCGCGCGAATGGTGCGTGAGTATGCCCATCGCGGCTATTTCCCTGCTAGCGATCGCTCCTTTATCCTCAAGGAAAATAACTATGCCGCAGCCAAGGAACTGGCTCGCTGGAAAGCCCACATTTTTGAACATTGGTACTCGATTCAGATTATCGGGGTTGAAACCTCGGCTGAGCACAACCTCGAGGTTAACGAACTTGTGGAAGTCAAAGCCGTGATTGCCCTCGGTGCCCTATTGCCAAGCGATGTGCAGGTGATTTTGTTCCAAGGGCGGGTGAATGAGGCCGGCACCCTAGAGGAGGCCTGTCCTACCCTGATGACGTTTGTGGGTACCACCCCTGAAGGCCGTAGCCTTTACACCGCTGAGATGAGCTACGACACGAGTGGCCACCAAGGCATTGCCCTCCAACTGCTACCGCGCCACGCCTATTTGAGTCATCCCTATGAAATGGGACTGGTTTTGTGGGCTTAG